A genomic region of Ensifer sp. PDNC004 contains the following coding sequences:
- a CDS encoding GntR family transcriptional regulator has protein sequence MTHPSTPDANATTESPDDRLSRFRLDSFSSEQLYRQLYRALRAAILSGEFSEGEAIPSENQLRDQFGIARTTVRNAMALLVSEGLVQQVRGRGTIVSHRPISHNIWNFGSFTELARRQGQRPVTRVLEHKVENGELLLVRARGLANGETISWLNVDTSHLDLSLYPGIDAYDFGAQSLYEVLRRDYDRHPLRSELLLTVVPPSDRLREVFAPAPSVPGYLCASGDVLDADDQLVERTSIVYSPAVQMKFATRWGRDTAPA, from the coding sequence TTGACCCATCCTTCCACGCCAGACGCCAACGCAACAACCGAAAGCCCGGATGACCGGCTGTCGCGCTTTCGCCTCGATTCCTTTTCGAGCGAGCAGCTCTACCGGCAGCTCTACCGGGCCTTGCGTGCCGCCATTCTGAGCGGTGAGTTCTCCGAAGGGGAAGCCATCCCCTCGGAGAACCAGTTGCGCGACCAGTTCGGCATTGCCAGGACCACCGTGCGCAACGCGATGGCGCTGCTGGTGTCGGAAGGATTGGTTCAGCAGGTGCGCGGTCGGGGCACCATCGTCTCGCACCGGCCGATCAGCCACAACATCTGGAACTTCGGCAGTTTTACCGAGCTGGCCCGACGCCAGGGCCAGCGCCCGGTGACCCGGGTGCTGGAGCACAAGGTGGAAAACGGCGAACTCCTCCTGGTGCGCGCCCGGGGCCTTGCGAACGGCGAGACGATCAGCTGGCTGAACGTCGACACGTCGCACCTCGACCTTTCCCTCTACCCCGGCATCGATGCCTACGATTTCGGCGCACAATCCCTCTACGAGGTGCTGCGCCGCGATTACGATCGCCATCCCCTTCGCTCGGAACTGCTGCTCACCGTCGTGCCGCCGTCCGATCGTCTTCGGGAGGTCTTTGCCCCGGCGCCTTCAGTGCCGGGCTATCTTTGCGCCAGCGGAGACGTGCTCGATGCCGACGACCAATTGGTTGAACGCACGTCGATCGTCTACTCGCCGGCCGTCCAGATGAAATTCGCAACGCGCTGGGGGCGCGATACCGCGCCCGCATGA
- the phnA gene encoding phosphonoacetate hydrolase, protein MNTYVNFGAEVVANGRSYKRPDRPVVVICIDGSEPGYIEQAIEKGLAPNLDRVMKSGANTSALSVIPSFTNPNNISIITGRPPAVHGIAGNYFYDRESGEEVMMNDARFLRAPTILAEFQKAGLKVAMVTAKDKLRTLLGKGLDFTKGTAIAFSSEKADKATVTENGIADVLDFVGLPLPEVYSADLSEFVFAAGVKLLGTFKPDLMYLSTTDYVQHKAAPGSKVANDFYQMFDRYVGELDSAGCTLVMTADHGMNDKHLKNGEPDVIYLQEILDARYGAGATRVILPITDPYVAHHGALGSFATVYADVGDHEDIIDFLNGIAGIDVAVSADEACERFELPADRIGDVVVLSSRHKVLGTARARHDLSGLTEPLRSHGGLTEQRVPLIANRKIEVPDGRILRNFDVFDVALNLVR, encoded by the coding sequence ATGAACACCTATGTCAATTTCGGTGCCGAGGTCGTCGCGAACGGTCGCAGCTACAAGCGACCCGACAGGCCTGTGGTGGTGATCTGCATCGACGGGTCGGAACCGGGCTACATCGAACAGGCGATCGAGAAGGGGCTGGCGCCGAACCTCGATCGGGTGATGAAGTCCGGTGCAAACACGAGCGCTCTGTCCGTAATCCCGAGCTTCACCAATCCCAACAACATCTCGATCATTACCGGTCGCCCTCCGGCCGTCCATGGCATCGCCGGCAATTACTTTTACGATCGGGAGAGTGGCGAAGAGGTCATGATGAACGATGCGCGCTTCTTGCGCGCGCCGACCATTCTTGCCGAATTCCAGAAAGCGGGCCTTAAGGTCGCAATGGTAACCGCCAAGGACAAGCTCCGCACGCTGCTCGGCAAGGGGCTCGATTTCACCAAGGGAACCGCCATCGCCTTTTCTTCTGAAAAGGCGGACAAGGCGACCGTTACCGAGAACGGCATCGCAGATGTCCTCGATTTCGTCGGTCTACCCTTGCCGGAGGTCTATTCGGCCGATCTCTCCGAATTCGTCTTTGCCGCAGGCGTCAAGCTGCTCGGGACGTTTAAACCGGACCTGATGTATCTGTCGACGACAGACTATGTGCAGCACAAGGCGGCACCCGGTTCCAAGGTCGCCAACGACTTTTATCAGATGTTCGATCGATATGTTGGCGAACTCGACAGCGCCGGCTGCACACTGGTCATGACCGCCGACCACGGCATGAATGACAAGCACCTGAAGAATGGTGAACCGGATGTCATCTACCTTCAGGAGATACTCGACGCGCGCTATGGCGCCGGTGCCACTCGCGTCATCCTGCCGATTACCGATCCTTACGTTGCCCATCACGGCGCGCTTGGGTCCTTCGCCACAGTTTACGCCGACGTGGGCGATCACGAAGATATCATCGATTTTCTGAATGGGATCGCGGGAATAGACGTCGCCGTTTCGGCGGATGAAGCCTGCGAACGGTTTGAGCTGCCAGCTGACCGGATCGGTGATGTCGTGGTGCTGTCTTCGCGCCACAAGGTGCTCGGAACGGCAAGGGCACGCCACGATCTTTCCGGTCTGACCGAACCGCTGCGTTCGCACGGCGGTCTCACCGAGCAAAGGGTCCCATTGATTGCTAACCGCAAGATCGAGGTTCCTGACGGACGGATTCTCCGCAATTTCGATGTCTTCGACGTCGCGCTCAATCTGGTGCGCTGA
- a CDS encoding ureidoglycolate lyase, producing MSTDTVAARPVTPENFARYGKVYDLVDDLDAQVIWTTGDGWHDGFTRIPLVEGSPRLGITRAPGAPWSCTAMERHLLTEEAIFCAGEPVVLAVAPASAADAPVAADIEAFIITPGRAVVMHRGVWHDACRGASGPTPYYWMAVCGLGESPWVPVEGGPRQIEVMQGQTA from the coding sequence ATGAGCACCGACACCGTTGCGGCGCGCCCGGTGACGCCTGAGAATTTTGCCCGCTACGGCAAGGTCTATGACCTCGTCGACGATCTGGACGCGCAGGTGATCTGGACGACGGGCGATGGATGGCATGATGGCTTCACCCGTATCCCGCTGGTCGAAGGCTCGCCCCGCCTCGGCATCACGCGCGCGCCGGGAGCGCCATGGTCGTGCACGGCGATGGAACGACATCTGCTGACCGAAGAAGCGATTTTTTGCGCCGGCGAGCCGGTCGTCCTTGCGGTAGCTCCCGCTTCGGCGGCCGATGCTCCCGTTGCGGCCGACATCGAGGCCTTCATCATCACGCCGGGCCGGGCAGTGGTGATGCATCGGGGTGTCTGGCATGACGCCTGCCGGGGTGCATCCGGCCCGACGCCCTATTACTGGATGGCGGTCTGCGGCCTCGGCGAAAGTCCGTGGGTGCCGGTCGAGGGAGGACCGCGCCAGATCGAGGTCATGCAAGGACAAACCGCATGA
- a CDS encoding MFS transporter has translation MNPVVILLAFATFVTGTAENIIVGILPDVAGGLGVSLALAGQLTAVFSIVFAVTAPLALVLTKRIDRRRLFLAALGLFMLSTFAAAASPNFAIMLLTRIGMAAASATVCLLATMLATELVDESMQGRAIGIMFMGISGSLVLGVPAGILIADVTGWRGVFLALAALAFTVWLVSWRCIPASGPRGVALPGYLKHLRSARLVAGQLVSIFMIGGHFVLFAFLVEVAGIADGNVALGFAALGIAGISGGYFGGWLADRLSPRAALLLTPSAYLAALAGLPLLKGSPGPLFAVMMVWACISWMISPVVQRFLISTGPETAEAGISLNFSAMHVGVGLGTIVGGFLVRYDIAALPVGAAVIPALALITAAVAFRAAGAVHTRKSSGTGDADRTLAKANRVA, from the coding sequence ATGAATCCCGTCGTCATCTTGCTGGCTTTCGCAACCTTTGTGACGGGGACGGCGGAGAACATCATTGTCGGGATCCTTCCCGACGTAGCGGGTGGCCTCGGCGTGTCGTTGGCGCTTGCGGGTCAACTGACCGCCGTCTTTTCCATAGTCTTCGCGGTCACGGCGCCTCTTGCGCTCGTCCTGACGAAACGGATTGATCGCAGACGCTTGTTCCTTGCAGCGCTCGGCCTCTTCATGCTGAGCACCTTTGCCGCGGCCGCGAGCCCGAATTTCGCGATCATGCTTCTTACTCGTATCGGGATGGCTGCGGCGAGCGCGACCGTGTGCCTGCTGGCAACGATGCTTGCGACGGAACTCGTCGATGAGAGCATGCAAGGGCGGGCGATCGGGATTATGTTCATGGGGATCAGCGGCTCGTTGGTGCTCGGCGTTCCGGCAGGCATCTTGATAGCGGACGTAACCGGTTGGCGAGGCGTCTTTCTTGCGCTCGCCGCGCTTGCTTTCACCGTGTGGCTGGTGAGCTGGCGCTGCATTCCCGCCTCCGGCCCTCGCGGGGTGGCGCTGCCTGGATATCTCAAGCATTTGAGATCGGCCCGTCTCGTCGCCGGGCAGCTGGTCTCCATCTTCATGATTGGCGGGCACTTCGTTCTCTTTGCCTTTCTCGTCGAGGTTGCCGGCATCGCGGACGGGAATGTCGCTCTTGGCTTCGCCGCGTTGGGAATAGCAGGCATAAGCGGTGGATATTTCGGGGGGTGGCTTGCAGACAGGTTGTCACCGCGCGCAGCCCTCCTGTTGACGCCGTCGGCCTATCTCGCGGCGCTTGCAGGGCTCCCGTTGCTCAAAGGCAGCCCCGGGCCGTTGTTCGCCGTCATGATGGTTTGGGCCTGCATCAGCTGGATGATTTCGCCCGTCGTGCAGCGCTTTCTGATTTCGACCGGACCGGAAACAGCCGAAGCCGGCATCAGCCTGAATTTTTCGGCAATGCATGTCGGCGTCGGACTGGGAACGATCGTTGGCGGTTTCCTCGTCCGCTACGACATCGCCGCATTGCCGGTGGGCGCAGCGGTAATCCCGGCACTCGCGCTGATCACGGCCGCCGTGGCATTCAGAGCGGCCGGCGCGGTACACACCCGCAAGTCTTCCGGGACAGGTGACGCGGATCGAACGCTTGCAAAAGCCAACCGCGTTGCCTGA
- a CDS encoding MFS transporter encodes MSSIDTSRYAVQSVAGSGFRRAQWRMLLAAMFCYLFFYTGRQTFGFAIPGIQAEFGVSKEALGWVSAAMLWCYAIGQAINGNLGDKFGGRRVMSAGAILSCAMNWATSFAGGVLSLGILWGANGYFQALGWAPGSRLLSNWWGRHERGKVFGCYVFAAGLASVLSYVTSLVVVHYLQLDWRWIFRLPVLLLLLGGITFYFVARERPEDLGYRSPHDDAIDDDEAAKVADDETSLERYKGVLKNWRLLVGGLAIGFQNAARYGLLVWVPVHFLGSNWAKASAETAVIDPKWISVALPVGMAFGAATNGWVSDRLFNSKRYIAIVLYMALAAVTSLYMYTIPATDVYKGLVVLFLCGFFVYGPQSSFWALCPDLVGHKRAGTAIGVMNFFAYLFAGLGEPLIGGYMDTHGDTSAVFLIVAISSAISATVALFIRR; translated from the coding sequence ATGAGTTCAATCGACACGTCCCGCTACGCCGTCCAATCCGTGGCGGGCAGCGGTTTCCGTCGGGCGCAATGGCGAATGCTGCTTGCGGCCATGTTCTGCTACCTGTTTTTCTATACCGGAAGGCAGACCTTTGGGTTTGCCATCCCCGGCATCCAGGCCGAATTCGGTGTTTCCAAGGAAGCTCTGGGTTGGGTCAGTGCCGCCATGCTCTGGTGCTATGCGATCGGGCAGGCCATCAATGGCAATCTCGGCGACAAGTTCGGCGGGAGGCGCGTCATGAGCGCCGGGGCCATTCTTTCCTGCGCCATGAACTGGGCAACGAGCTTTGCCGGTGGCGTGCTCAGCCTGGGCATTCTGTGGGGCGCAAACGGCTACTTCCAGGCGCTGGGCTGGGCGCCCGGCAGTCGACTTCTGTCCAATTGGTGGGGCAGGCACGAACGGGGCAAGGTGTTCGGCTGCTATGTCTTTGCCGCCGGGCTTGCCTCTGTGCTCTCCTATGTGACCTCGCTGGTGGTCGTTCACTATTTGCAACTCGATTGGCGTTGGATCTTCCGGCTGCCTGTGCTCCTCCTCCTGCTTGGAGGGATTACCTTCTACTTCGTTGCGCGTGAACGGCCTGAAGACCTTGGGTACCGCTCCCCGCACGACGACGCTATCGACGACGATGAGGCGGCCAAGGTCGCCGACGATGAGACTTCACTGGAGCGCTACAAAGGTGTTCTCAAGAACTGGCGCCTATTGGTTGGCGGTCTGGCAATCGGCTTTCAAAACGCAGCACGATACGGCCTCCTCGTCTGGGTGCCGGTGCATTTTCTTGGCTCCAACTGGGCAAAGGCGAGCGCCGAAACCGCCGTCATCGACCCGAAATGGATCAGCGTAGCCTTGCCGGTCGGCATGGCTTTCGGCGCGGCTACCAATGGCTGGGTATCGGATCGGCTATTTAATTCCAAACGGTACATTGCCATCGTGCTCTATATGGCGTTGGCGGCGGTCACGTCGCTGTACATGTACACGATCCCCGCGACGGACGTTTACAAGGGTTTGGTGGTTCTCTTCCTCTGCGGCTTTTTCGTCTACGGTCCTCAGTCCTCGTTCTGGGCACTGTGCCCCGATCTTGTCGGACACAAGCGAGCCGGAACCGCAATCGGGGTCATGAACTTCTTTGCCTACCTGTTCGCTGGTCTCGGTGAGCCTCTGATCGGGGGTTATATGGATACGCACGGTGATACATCTGCTGTCTTTCTGATCGTCGCAATCTCCAGCGCCATCAGTGCAACCGTAGCGCTTTTCATCCGTCGCTAA
- the phnY gene encoding phosphonoacetaldehyde dehydrogenase, with amino-acid sequence MDTNTTLSPRREAMRIAGKLVDTDDRIEVLNPYDNSVVGTVPAARAEHVRDAFAKAQAFKPKLTRYERQTILQRAAELLRDRKEDFARLITAEAGLCWKDSLYEASRAYDVWSFAAQLSIKDDGEIYSCDISPNGKNRKIYTTRLPLLGVISAITPFNHPLNMVSHKIAPAIATNNRVVLKPTELTPLTALALADLLYEAGLPPEMLSVVTGNPSTMGDAMITDPDADLVTFTGSVRVGKHIASTAGYKRVVLELGGNDPLIVMEDADLDKAAELAVTGATKNSGQRCTAVKRILVVESVADAFSKLVVEKAKRLKCGNPMDPETDIGTVINERSAALFETRVKDAERLGAEVLHGTPRQGALFPPTVVDRVPYDCELVHEETFGPVIPIIRCPDDIADVVRISNSTAYGLSSGVCTNRFDYISRFVAELEVGTVNIWEVPGYRIEMSPFGGIKDSGLGYKEGVVEAMKSFTNVRTWSMPWG; translated from the coding sequence ATGGATACCAACACCACACTCTCTCCTCGTCGCGAGGCTATGCGGATCGCCGGCAAACTGGTCGATACGGATGATCGGATCGAGGTGCTCAACCCCTATGACAATTCGGTCGTCGGAACAGTGCCTGCCGCACGGGCGGAGCACGTTCGCGACGCCTTCGCCAAGGCACAGGCGTTCAAGCCCAAACTGACACGTTACGAGCGCCAGACGATCTTGCAGCGAGCGGCGGAATTGCTGCGCGACCGAAAAGAGGACTTCGCACGTCTCATCACAGCGGAAGCCGGGCTTTGCTGGAAGGACTCGCTTTACGAGGCGAGCCGCGCCTACGACGTCTGGTCCTTCGCCGCGCAGCTTTCAATCAAGGATGACGGGGAGATCTACTCCTGCGACATCTCACCGAACGGCAAGAACCGGAAGATTTATACGACCAGGTTGCCGCTGCTCGGTGTCATCTCCGCGATCACGCCTTTCAACCATCCGCTCAATATGGTGAGCCATAAGATCGCGCCGGCCATCGCGACCAACAACAGGGTGGTGCTGAAGCCGACCGAACTCACGCCGCTGACTGCATTGGCGCTTGCCGATCTGCTCTACGAAGCCGGGCTGCCGCCTGAAATGCTATCGGTCGTCACCGGCAATCCATCGACGATGGGTGATGCGATGATCACCGATCCGGACGCGGACCTCGTGACGTTCACCGGCTCCGTTCGTGTTGGCAAGCATATTGCCTCAACCGCCGGCTATAAGCGCGTGGTGTTGGAATTAGGCGGCAACGACCCGCTAATCGTCATGGAAGACGCCGACCTCGACAAGGCGGCGGAACTGGCTGTGACCGGAGCGACCAAGAACTCCGGTCAGCGCTGTACTGCCGTCAAACGCATTCTTGTGGTCGAAAGCGTCGCCGATGCCTTTTCCAAGTTGGTCGTCGAAAAGGCGAAACGGCTCAAATGCGGCAACCCGATGGATCCGGAAACCGATATTGGAACGGTGATCAACGAGCGCTCGGCGGCCTTGTTCGAAACCCGCGTCAAGGATGCTGAGCGCTTGGGAGCCGAGGTGCTTCATGGGACGCCACGGCAAGGAGCCCTGTTTCCACCTACAGTCGTCGACCGCGTTCCATATGACTGCGAGCTCGTACACGAGGAGACCTTCGGTCCAGTCATTCCGATCATCCGTTGCCCGGATGATATAGCCGACGTCGTCCGCATCTCGAACTCCACCGCCTACGGCCTGTCGTCTGGCGTCTGCACCAACCGTTTCGATTACATCTCGCGCTTTGTCGCCGAGCTCGAGGTCGGCACGGTGAACATCTGGGAAGTACCGGGATATCGGATCGAAATGTCTCCATTCGGCGGCATCAAGGATTCGGGCCTCGGTTACAAGGAAGGCGTTGTAGAGGCGATGAAGAGCTTCACCAACGTGCGCACTTGGTCGATGCCATGGGGCTGA
- a CDS encoding carbohydrate kinase family protein: MTAFFIGDVALDEYYTADRWPGRADKGMVRELPAEIGGSIANAAVVHAALGGDTQFISLLNDSPLSRRLIDDLGQNGVAADHMLTDPAVAESRNLIFLVDGEHVVLTVEMGEQPMWLPPATLAALRQPGFLYTTLYRVRRLHAETDGGVLKQADLVADLRRYDRRAIFDLDVGGCASEDLPYLKGAAVVIFNQVGFRAAFGHDDISRIADWIRDHEIGWVVRTLAADGAEAHDGETRLEATGYPVDVVDVTGAGDTFGGALTWCLSEGQSFAEALDFSIAAASRSVTIHGPRGGKASAPDILAWRAQRRGP; encoded by the coding sequence ATGACCGCCTTTTTCATCGGCGATGTCGCGCTCGACGAATACTACACGGCCGATCGTTGGCCCGGACGCGCAGACAAGGGCATGGTCCGCGAATTGCCGGCCGAAATCGGCGGTTCGATTGCCAACGCAGCCGTTGTGCACGCGGCGCTCGGGGGCGATACCCAGTTCATTTCGCTGCTCAATGACAGTCCGCTGTCGCGCCGCCTGATCGACGACCTCGGGCAGAACGGCGTCGCTGCCGATCATATGCTGACCGATCCCGCGGTTGCGGAATCGCGCAATCTCATCTTCCTGGTCGACGGCGAGCATGTCGTTTTGACAGTCGAGATGGGCGAACAGCCAATGTGGCTCCCGCCGGCAACGCTTGCTGCGCTGCGCCAACCAGGCTTCCTCTACACGACGCTCTACCGGGTGCGTCGGCTCCATGCAGAGACCGACGGGGGCGTGCTGAAGCAGGCCGATCTCGTAGCCGATCTCAGGCGCTACGACCGCCGCGCGATCTTCGATCTCGATGTCGGCGGCTGCGCATCCGAAGACCTGCCCTATCTCAAGGGCGCTGCCGTCGTCATCTTCAACCAGGTCGGCTTCCGCGCCGCCTTCGGCCATGACGACATTTCCCGCATTGCTGACTGGATACGGGATCACGAGATTGGCTGGGTCGTGCGCACCCTGGCCGCCGACGGCGCGGAGGCGCACGACGGCGAGACGCGCCTTGAGGCAACCGGCTACCCGGTCGACGTCGTCGACGTGACGGGTGCCGGAGATACGTTCGGCGGAGCATTGACCTGGTGTTTGAGCGAGGGGCAATCCTTTGCAGAGGCGCTGGATTTTTCCATCGCCGCCGCGTCGCGCTCCGTTACGATCCATGGCCCGCGCGGCGGCAAGGCGAGCGCGCCGGATATCCTTGCATGGCGTGCGCAAAGGCGCGGGCCCTGA
- the psrA gene encoding iron-containing alcohol dehydrogenase PsrA, with product MSQSWKYANPVNVTFGVGSISRIGEKLAGRSYCLLTYNDHPAFDALVDRVSKEAGRPSVVVRDVEPNPSFQGLRAACAAFGAAAKVPQVIVAIGGGSVIDTAKVLASSGKDFARVQAYLQGRAGADTLLNLPIIAVPTTSGTGSEVTCWATVWDTDAKKKYSLAHESLYPEHAILDPELTLGIPRALTLSTGLDALSHALESIWNVNANPVSSNHAVFAAREIMVVLPQLLERLDNLDLRSRMSRASLLAGLAFSNTKTALAHSLSYYLTLHHGTVHGIACSFTLPAILRSVIGKNADCDAALKQIFGDDLVRGASNLDAFLAGLGVSTQATDYGVTQDNWLNAINDALLGERGRNFIGSREAILAAA from the coding sequence ATGTCGCAGTCGTGGAAATACGCCAACCCGGTCAACGTCACATTTGGCGTGGGATCCATATCCAGAATCGGCGAGAAGCTTGCAGGCCGAAGCTACTGCCTGCTGACATACAATGACCACCCGGCCTTCGATGCTTTGGTGGACCGCGTGTCCAAGGAAGCCGGCCGACCATCTGTTGTGGTCCGCGACGTAGAGCCCAATCCGAGCTTTCAGGGCCTTCGCGCCGCATGCGCCGCATTCGGTGCGGCTGCGAAGGTTCCGCAGGTGATCGTGGCAATCGGCGGCGGCTCCGTGATCGATACGGCAAAGGTCCTGGCCTCTTCGGGCAAGGATTTTGCACGCGTCCAAGCCTATCTTCAGGGCCGCGCTGGCGCCGACACCCTTCTCAATCTGCCGATAATCGCGGTTCCGACCACGTCCGGTACCGGAAGCGAGGTGACGTGTTGGGCCACGGTGTGGGACACCGACGCGAAGAAGAAATATTCGCTCGCCCACGAAAGCCTATATCCCGAACATGCGATCCTTGATCCGGAACTCACGCTTGGCATCCCACGCGCGCTCACGCTGAGCACGGGTCTCGACGCCTTGTCGCATGCGCTTGAGAGCATCTGGAACGTAAACGCCAACCCGGTCTCGTCAAACCACGCCGTTTTCGCAGCGCGTGAGATCATGGTGGTTCTGCCCCAATTGCTGGAACGTCTCGACAATCTCGATCTCAGGTCACGGATGTCCCGGGCAAGCCTTCTTGCAGGTCTTGCGTTCTCGAACACCAAGACGGCGCTAGCGCACTCGCTTTCATATTACCTCACGCTTCACCACGGTACGGTGCATGGGATCGCGTGTTCCTTCACTCTGCCGGCGATCTTGCGCAGCGTGATCGGGAAAAACGCGGACTGTGATGCGGCGCTCAAGCAGATCTTTGGCGACGACCTCGTCCGTGGCGCAAGCAATCTAGACGCCTTTCTAGCGGGCCTTGGGGTGTCCACCCAGGCGACGGACTATGGCGTGACCCAAGACAACTGGCTGAACGCTATCAACGACGCACTTCTGGGCGAGCGCGGCCGCAACTTCATCGGCAGCCGCGAAGCAATCCTCGCCGCAGCATAA
- a CDS encoding BtpA/SgcQ family protein, which produces MSRFGETFTTPKPILGMLHLSGDGPAAKCAQAEEEARIMAGEGVDGLVVENYFGDADDVERVLERLCTLNLGARIGVNVLRDDARAFALAARFPVSFIQVDSVAGHLPPESDVSFAADLAARRAGVPALLLGGVRFKYQPVLSGRSEEDDVRLGAARCDGLVVTSDATGQPTDMEKVARFRAATGGTVPLLIGAGLTEANAVEQLAHADGAVVGSWFKHDHKDTGLVEAGHVARLMRVVRTARSAA; this is translated from the coding sequence ATGAGCCGTTTTGGCGAGACTTTCACAACCCCGAAACCCATCCTCGGCATGCTGCACCTGAGCGGCGATGGACCCGCCGCAAAATGCGCGCAGGCCGAAGAAGAGGCCCGCATCATGGCCGGCGAAGGGGTCGACGGGCTGGTGGTCGAGAACTATTTTGGCGATGCTGACGATGTCGAGCGCGTCCTCGAACGGTTGTGCACCCTCAACCTCGGCGCGCGGATCGGCGTCAACGTGCTGCGCGACGATGCGCGGGCGTTTGCGCTTGCCGCACGCTTCCCCGTCTCCTTCATTCAGGTGGATTCCGTTGCCGGCCACCTGCCGCCGGAAAGCGACGTCTCGTTTGCGGCTGACCTTGCCGCCCGGCGGGCCGGCGTACCGGCCTTGCTTCTCGGTGGCGTACGGTTCAAGTACCAGCCGGTTCTTTCGGGGCGATCTGAAGAAGATGACGTCCGCCTGGGGGCAGCACGCTGTGACGGCCTCGTGGTGACGTCGGATGCCACAGGCCAGCCAACCGACATGGAAAAGGTGGCGCGCTTCCGCGCGGCAACCGGCGGCACCGTGCCGCTCCTCATCGGCGCCGGCCTCACGGAAGCCAATGCGGTCGAGCAGCTCGCGCACGCCGACGGCGCCGTTGTCGGGAGTTGGTTCAAGCACGACCATAAGGATACCGGCCTGGTGGAGGCCGGCCATGTGGCACGGCTGATGCGCGTCGTGCGCACCGCACGGAGTGCAGCATGA
- a CDS encoding ChaN family lipoprotein, whose product MAGKSAVLLGENHDRYDIHRWQLHVLAGLHAQRTDVVVGFEMFPRRVRPRPPRIWARHAVPARRSRHPRCRRVAAKRYGNRSPGRGADRRRPV is encoded by the coding sequence ATGGCGGGCAAGAGCGCGGTCCTCCTAGGCGAAAACCATGATCGTTACGACATCCATCGCTGGCAACTGCATGTGCTTGCCGGCCTCCATGCGCAACGCACCGATGTCGTCGTCGGCTTCGAGATGTTTCCGCGCCGAGTACGGCCGCGGCCACCTCGAATATGGGCACGGCACGCCGTACCAGCTCGCCGATCTCGGCATCCGAGATGTCGCCGTGTTGCTGCCAAACGATACGGAAACCGTTCACCTGGAAGAGGAGCCGATCGCCGACGGCCTGTTTAG
- a CDS encoding LysR substrate-binding domain-containing protein produces the protein MAIVFTHLRSFHAVAEHRGFTAAANALRVSQPTVTTQVRELEERYGVELFLRQGRRVELSETGRALYAISTRILKLHEEAEDLLSSSGHLTTGQLQIAAVGPFHATEMIARFVARYPLFKVSMLLGNSDLTLSRILNLEADVAILAHLVDDPRVHTVPFSTHEVVVFVNCDHPWYGRDEISIREIEGQPLILREQGSTTRRALEAIAESAGIALSPFLEIGSREGVWKAVERGLGIGVVADFEFVSHPRLKTIRIADCAVRTEYRLACLQERRSSRKINAFLEAVL, from the coding sequence GTGGCCATCGTTTTTACCCATCTTCGGTCATTTCATGCGGTGGCCGAACATCGCGGTTTCACAGCCGCAGCAAACGCGCTGCGCGTGAGCCAGCCGACGGTGACGACACAGGTCAGGGAGCTTGAAGAGCGCTACGGAGTGGAACTGTTTCTTCGGCAGGGCCGTCGCGTCGAACTTTCGGAAACCGGCCGTGCCCTTTACGCAATCAGTACACGCATCTTGAAGCTGCACGAAGAAGCGGAAGACCTTCTATCCAGCAGCGGTCACCTGACGACCGGGCAATTGCAGATCGCTGCCGTGGGTCCGTTCCACGCAACCGAGATGATCGCACGTTTTGTGGCGCGTTACCCCCTCTTCAAGGTCAGCATGCTGCTGGGCAACTCCGATCTCACGCTCTCGCGGATCCTCAATCTCGAAGCCGATGTCGCGATCCTGGCCCACCTGGTTGACGACCCCAGAGTACACACGGTGCCCTTCAGTACGCATGAGGTCGTCGTGTTCGTGAACTGCGACCATCCCTGGTATGGTCGAGACGAGATCAGCATCAGAGAGATCGAAGGGCAGCCGCTCATTCTTCGCGAACAAGGTTCAACGACGCGCCGAGCTCTGGAGGCAATTGCCGAGAGTGCCGGCATAGCTTTGAGCCCGTTTCTGGAAATCGGCAGCCGAGAAGGGGTGTGGAAAGCTGTCGAACGAGGGCTTGGAATTGGCGTCGTCGCCGATTTCGAGTTTGTCTCCCATCCCCGCCTGAAAACCATTCGCATCGCCGATTGCGCCGTGAGGACCGAATATCGGCTGGCCTGCCTCCAGGAACGACGCTCGTCGCGCAAGATCAACGCTTTTCTGGAAGCCGTGCTGTGA